In Salvelinus sp. IW2-2015 linkage group LG3, ASM291031v2, whole genome shotgun sequence, the DNA window ATTAAATCTTGATTAAATCTGAACGCCTTCCAATTAGGCGACGTGAATGTTGTGACACAGCCAAGATGGATCCCTGGAATTTCTTTCCAGTCTCTGTGTGCTGAAATCTAAACCAGCATTGCCACAtattccttcttcttctctctttccctgctcTCGCCATTCCTTTTTGGATTTTAACATCAGTTGACGTTTGTTGCGCTCTTAAGCAACTTTAAGCATTTCCTTAGCATCATTTCCTTAGCATCAATTCCTTAGCATCATTTCCTTAGCATAATTTACTTAGCATCATTTCCTTAGCATCATGAAGGAATCTTTTTTGGATAGGAATGGGTATTTTCTTTCTTGTATAATACATTCAAATGTAGTGCTAATCCACAGCGACTTACAAAACTCGCATGCAGGGATCCATTCTAGCTTTAACACTCATCTCTTCTTGTCATTTCTCAGGTTTTGGGGGCCGGTCATGGTGTCCTGGCTGGAGGTGTTGGACCCCCTCCACGCAGGCCTCTTCTTGCTACGCCTGAACGAGCAACACCTGCCTGCCGGGCCCACCCTCTTCTGTGACGTCAACCTCATCGTCACCAGCGACGCCAAGTTGGCCGCCTGCTGCCAGTACTTCCGCCAGCTGTTACTGCCGACGTCTTCCCCACCGCCTACAACTCCTGTATTAGGCAGCAGCCACCCGCCATCTACCCCCTCTTCCAGGCTCATCCAGGGGGCTGAGCTGGACCTGCCTAACTTCCAGTCCAGTGTGCTGTCCAACCTGCTTGACTTCATCTACTCCTCCCGTGTTGCCTGCCAGGGCTCCAAGGGGACCAGGCGTCTGTCGGAGGCGGGCCTCAGCCTTAGGGTGCCCATCTTGACCAATCTGgttgaggaagaagaggaggcggAACCAGGGCAGATGAAGGGTAAAAGCAGGCAGTGCCGAGGAGGGGAGGCCATGATGGAGGGGCTGATGAATGATGAGGCAGACGGCCCCGAGAACGCTAAGATCACCCTCAGCTTCCCCCTCAGCGCCGCCCTGCCCGCCGCCCTCACCGTTCACAACCACCGCCCCTCCTCAGCCACATCCTACCCCCGCCGCCGACATCCCTTCTCGGCCTCCAAGGCGTCCAACGAGGGGTCAGTGTGGAAACTGGATGCCACCACCACAGACAAACGGCGGCCCTTTAACCCCCCCCAGCGGGACAGCTCCCCATCCTcttcctccgcctcctcttccccttcctcctcttcctctcctatgGATCTTACCGCACTGGTCAAAAAGGACATCAAATCTCTCCCACCTCTTTTCAAAGCCGGTCTGGACTCCCAGTTCCACAGGTTCCCCCCCAGGTCCTCCAATGGGCCTTTAGGTGGTTACCCAGGGGAGGGTCACAGACTGACCAATGGCACAGCCTCACCCTCAAAGACTGCACAGATCCTGTTCAACCTGAGCACCGTGGCCTATCGGGGCCAGGGGGGGCGGGGCACAGACAGAAAGGAGAAAACAGGGAAAAAAGGTGGGAGGGTGGGCAGCCCCCAAGTTGGAACAAACCTACGCCCGCCCAACCTccacctttctcctcctcttcctcacccctctGAGTCTTTCACTCTTCCTCCTCACTCCTGCTCCACCCCCCCAGATGGCCCCAAGCCGGAGCTGATATGTGGGGTGTGCCACCGCCTCTTCAGCTCCGCCTTATCTCTCACGGCCCACATGCGGCTGCACCGTGGCGGCCGGGCCCTCAGCTGCCAGCACTGTGGCAAAGCCTTCATCCACAACAAGAGACTGCAGTCCCACGAGGCCTCCTGTACGCACGCTCTGAACCCGGCCCTCCCATCTAGCATCCCCCTTCTCCCCATCCTGGCCAAAGAGGAGCCCCTGGAGGAAGGGGAAGTTAGGGTGGAGGGAGGACAGATTGTGGGGGCAAGTGAAGAGGATATGAAGCCTGGCAAAGGGAAAAAAGGGCGAGGTCTCCTGGTTCGGCATGAAGGCGACGTGTCAGAGCTGGTGGGGGATGAGGACCACTTCGTCAAGGTGGTGGACGGCCACGTCATCTATTTCTGCTCGGTGTGCGAGCGCTCCTACATGACCCTGTCCAGCCTCAAGCGTCACTCCAACGTGCACTCGTGGCGCCGCAAGTACCCCTGCCACTTCTGCGACAAGGTGTTCGCCCTGGCCGAGTATCGCACCAAGCACGAGGTGTGGCACACGGGCGAGCGACGCTACCAGTGCATCTTCTGCTGGGAGGCCTTCGCAACGTACTACAACCTGAAGACCCACCAGAAGGCTTTCCACGGCATCAGCCCGGGCCTCATCTCCAGCGAAAAGACAGTCAACGGCGGTTACAAGCAGAAGGTCAACGCCCTCAAGTTCTACCGCCTGCTCCCCATGCGTTCCCAGAAGAGACCCTACAAGACCTACAGTGACTCCCTGGCCAACAGCCTGCTGCTGCCCCCGTCTGACCCCTCTGCCGTCCCCTTGCCTCAGCCCCTGGACTGCAGCCTGCCCGGCTCCCTGGACCTTCACAGCCTCATCAGTTGCTCTCTACCCAAGGGTGTGAAGCCTGACCCTGACGAGTTCCCTGCCGGCTTCCCCCTCTCAGTGGGCCTAGAGCAGGGAGAGATCCCCACACTGCCCCCCTCCCTAATAGGTATGGCCTTAGGGAGAGTAGCTGACAGAGAGGCAGAGTCAGAGCAGGTAGATAGCTGTGGCAGCAGCTCCAAGGCATCCGTTCGAAACAAAGTCAAAACTACAAAGGTCAGCGGTAGCCCAGAGTTGGGTTTGTCCTCTGTCATCACTTACGGCCACTCCAAGCCCTCCGTCATAGTGCATGGCACAGTTGCGCCATCCGTCATTGTCCATAGCAACCAGGTCACCTCTGGGGCCGGGAAAGGACCCCTGAGCAGCCCCTCCCCTGAAGCTAGCAACAGCCAGACACTCCCCAAGGTCAGTGCAAAGCCTGTTAAAATTCACAGGGAAAGTACAGAGAGCCATAGGAAGAGAGCTAAATTAGTGGACAGTTCAGATGCcacagaggaaggggagaggagatcaGAAACAGGTAGGTCCCATCATAAGTCCCGCAAGGGGCACAGCAAGAGTGACAGCTGCTCAGCCAAACAGTCGTCCACAGGGTCAGAGGGCAAAGGGGCCGGGCCGCTGTGCCAGATAACGGTGCGGATAGGCGAAGAGGCCATGGTCAAACGCAGCATCTCCGAGACGGACCTCAAGAGGGACAGGAGCCCCCCTCCTTCCAGAGCCAAAAGGACGGACTCCTCCCCACATGACTCCAAGGAACCTCGccactcccaccaccaccaccacaaacatCGCTCCCATCGCAGCTCTAGCGTCGAagctgagggggagagaggaggagatggggagagagaaaatggagagggGGACAGCCGGAAGAAAAGCCCCAAAGCCACGGGCAAGGTCAGAGAGTACTACTTCCGCCAGGAGGTGCGCAAGCAGGGGGAGAGTGAGGACGATGAGGACAACCTCTGGAGGCCCTACTACTCATACAAGCCCAAGAGGAAGGCCCCTCATGCCCACAAAACAAAGAACTGGCAACGCAAACTCCATTACAAACGCTCCCTCCGGCTAATGAGGAGGGCAGAGAGACTCATGGACCATGTGAATAAGGAGGaccaagaggaggaggatggaaagATGGATGAGGTGGAGCAGGAAGTGGGGGAGGTGAAAGATCACatggagcaggaggagggagaggcaccTGAATTGTTCAGTACTTCCTCTATACCTTCAAAAGAGAAGGacaaagagggggaggaagaaatcGGGGAAGCCCACCTTAAGCCCGCTGATCCTCCCCTGGTCTCTCCTCAGCCCCCATTGTCTACCTCAGTCCCCCCTATGGACACAAAATGCCGGCCCTGGTCCGATGGGAGTGCGTCGGAGTGCGATACGTGCGGCCGCTGGTTCTCCAGTTCCAGGAAGCGGGATAAACACGAGCTTAGCCACCTGCTGGAGTTTGTGTGCCTCCTCTGTAGGGCCCCCTTCCCTTCCAGGGACCAACTAGAGGACCACCAGAGATCCCAGCACCCCAAAGCCCCCAACCCCTCGTCTGTGCCATCCCGAGCGGGGTGTCTGTCACGAGATGAGGGCATGGAGACAGAGACTGAGTTAACAGAGGTagacagggcgagagagagggttATACTAGGGAAGGGAAGTCCAAGTCGCCTAAGCAGGAGGTCGTTGGCGAGACACACCTGTCCACAGTGCCATAAGGTGTGCAAGACATCCTCAGCGCTAAACCGCCACGTGAGGCGCCACGAGTTAAGCAGCTCCccggagagagaaaaggaggagacgCAGacagagtcaaaaacagcagcagcagcagagacaacAGTTAGCACTGTTAGCAAAGACGTAGATACCACAAGTGACCATGTTCCCGTTGTTCACTCTGTCCCAGTTATCAGCTACCCTATCCCAGAGACACAGCATAGTAGCGAGGCCATAGAGCCGCTGCAGTGCGCGAGCCAGCCTAGCGAGGTGAAAGCAGAGCACCAAACTCCAACACTGTGCAGCGGCCTTGAACTCAAAGAACTTAATGAACTCACAACTCCCATTCCTGACAGAGAGCCCAGTCCTCAGATTATTCAGCCCCCTCCAGAGATCCCCACAGCCGACCGGCCGacaccatctccctctctctgctgctcctcGGCCCTCCAGGGTGTGCTGGTCATGAGCAGCGTAGCTGAATGTCTGGACTACCGGACCCCCAGGAAGAGGAGTCTGGAGGGGCAGAACCACAGGAGGACCAGCCCTGCACCTGTCACGGGACCACCCACCGCTTCTCCGAACATGCACCTGACCTCGCAGATGAGAATCAACCACACTGCTGCTCCTCCGTCCGTTGCTATGACAACAGTGCCCCTCCGAGGGGTCTGTGGCGTGAAGCGGGAGGAAGATAGTGTGGAGAAAGGACTGAGGCAGGGATGTGGGATTGGCCTCCTCCATCATGCTGGTTTTAAGAACTCACCAGTGGCCCAAGATCTCAGGGTCCCACCCTTGTCCAGGAGCCCCAGTCCCAACCAAGCACAAGACCTGACCATGTCCTCGATTCTagccagggagagggaggtggagagggaaaggcagagagaatgggagagggagatgaagagagagctggaaagggaacaggatatggagagagagttggaaaggGGGAGGCAGAGGGAAAGGGATATGGACAGAGAGCTAGaaaggaggaagcagagggagagggatatgGACAGAGAGCTGGGAAggaagaagcagagggagagggagatggacagagagctgggaagggagaggcagagagaaagggagatggagagggctcAGCAGTCAAGGGGAGCATCACTACAGGAGCAGCCCAGAGACATGGAGGGGACCCTCCTGGTACCCAAAGAGGAGCCGATTAGTCCCGCACCATCCCCGATACACACACCAATTCAAACTACTATTAACAGCCCACCCTTGCAGAGGCGGCCCTCCAAGTCTCCCCGCCGCTTCCCCACTGCCATGGACCTACTGATGCAGGCCAACCGACAGGTTGCCCAGTCCCTGCGTGGCACACAGGGTCTCGAGAGGTTTCAGTTGCCCCCTGGGTCGGTTAGTGGCAGCGACCGCCCTTCTGCCCATGCCCTGCTGCTTCCCCGGGCCCCCCCACCGTCCGAGGAAGAGCCCCGGGACCACTCCCCAGCACCATCGAGAGACCCTCACAGAGGGGMGGTCACTGCCAGGGGATACCCCATGCAGGACTACCCGCTGCCCCTCATCGTCCAGGGTGGCTACCGCTCTGGCAAGAAGCAGGAGGACAACCTGCTCATGTCCTACCCGACGGGGCCACTCGCCTTCGGGCCGCTGGGGAAGATGGTGCCTACCGGGGATCTTGCCAAACTGCCATTCTACCCCGACCCCTACCACCTGCTTTACGGGCCGCAGCTGCTGGCCTACCCCTACAACCTGGCCACCCTGCCCATGGCTTTGAACATGATGGCCCCCGGGGGGGAGAAGGTGGAGCCGTTGCCCTTCCTCCCTGCCCTCTTCAACTACGCTGCTGCAGCTGGTCCCTACGCTGGCATGGCGCCACACCACCTAGTGGGTAACCCCAGCCTCTACAACAGCAGCRGCGGTAGCAGCAAGAAACAGCGGGACAACAGCAGCGGAAAGTTGTAGAAGGTGTATAAAGAAACGACATCTGAGGAATATTTCAAAGCGGACGACCAGTCCCTGTAGTGGAGAAGGAAGGGTGCCATCGGCTCCTTTGTAGTGAGTACACTTGCACAGTCCCCTGCCTCTCTTTTGTAAAGTAGCGATCAGAGCCAAAGCGTTGAATCAGGAGGAGGGATGATGGGAAGTGGGGGAGTGaagtaagaggaggagagaaaaaagacagaTCCATCATTAGAGACGGatatccccctctcctttcctctggcTCTCCCCATTCACCTCTGGTTTCTGTTCTCACGTCTTTCAGTAGTAATAGTTCTAGAGCTTGATTAATTGTCCTCTCAAACTTGTTATGACAATATCTATAATATAAGAATAACAACAGCTAACAGGGTGTGTTTTGCGAATCATTTGTTTCGGTCCGCTTCCCATTCTGTTGACCGCATAATAAATACAGGGGAGGCTTTGTTTTAGGGACAGAAGGGATCAGCCAAAAAGGACATAATTCGACACAGTGGGAGTCGGAGCATTAAAAtacactgtgtgagtgtgtgatatgtgtgATTGCTTTAGTAAACTTGTGCTCCAAGTGTCTGTGAGAGCTTTATATGAGCAGGTAACATGCACAGTATGTAGGAATTCTGTTTGTGCACGCTGAGGTGGGATTTTGCTTGTTTGGCGTggatatgtgtgtgggtgtgtgtgtggatgtgtgtgtgtgtggctgtatggCTGCCATCTGAGTGCTGATCGTTACATGGGGTTCTGAGGTGTTAGCAACATTCTAACACTAGATGGACTAGGCATTATAGGTCAGTGCATGGAAGCATTAGAAGGAATTCCTCTATTTCCAGTTCACAAAGCAGCAACTCTAGCGAACCTTTTGCCTGGAGTAGAATCTGTATTTGCATCAATTACCGATCTTGTGAGCTTATGTTGCCTCCAGTAACCATAGTGGCCAGATGACTTTCAGTCCGGGTCACTAACCTAAGACCATAGTGGCCAGATGACTGTCAGTCCAGGTCACTAACCTAAGACCATAGTGGCCAGATGACTTTCAGTCCGGGTCACTAACCTAAGACCATAGTGGCCAGATGACTTTCAGTCCAGGTCACTAACCTAAGACCATAGTGGCCAGATGACTTTCAGTCCAGGTCACTAACCTAAGACCATAGTGGCCAGATGACTTTCAGTCCAGGTCTGCTTCGAGGTTCATGTTAGTTTTTACCTTGTGCATAACAGCTGGAAAACATTCCTAGAAAAAGGGGGGGGAAGACTTGACACTTGTAGCTgttatgtacatgtactgtagctggCCACTGGGTGACAATCATAGGCTAGTGTAGACCATACACTTCCAGTTCTCCTTGTACTCATCTCATTTCTTCCAAGGATTGAAAATAATACAAGAATCAGTCAACCTTTTTATTCTTGTGGcctttttcctccccctgatgCCCCCTGGTGTCCACCAAAGACCCACTCTATTTGCTAGGCCGTGTTGAAGAGAGGGGGAGTGTACAAGGAAATACATAGAGATGGAATCAGGGTAGGGCAATTCCTGTGATCCTAAGAGAGATTAAAAGAGAAACACAGAGGCCAGGGCGCACCTAGGTCAGTACCCTCAACGGAGCTTCCTACATCTTGATGTAGAATCAAAAAGACCCCTCCCCCTCTACTGAAAGGAGATAGAAAAGGACAAGGCGAATGGAGTCGGAAGACGCAGTAAGATCACGCCACACTGAGGTCTGCTTGTCTCAGACAGCTTTTTGTGTTCCAatagctcctctcctccctccttctgcgCTCTGGGGTAGAGAAGCGAGAGGTGACGTAATCGTCTCCCACAGAGCTGGTGTTGAAGGGCCGGGCTTAGCAGCATCCACTGTGCCGCTCTGAGTTTCCCAGAATCCTGTGGGACTTTTTCCTGTTCTGAGTCTTTCTCTGTGTGATTTATCTGTTACActacattttttgatttgtttaactttttctaCCCCCTTTTGCTAGCTAGACAAAAGTGGATTCAGCAAAAGGGGGTTTGAGTACACTTATAAATATGAATGTAATTTTAGTCAAGAGGTTATTGAAGTACAAAATGCATTAAAGGTAGATGGATTTCAGTTTTTCTGACTTGAAAAATAACATGTGTAAAGAGCCGTTATGAAGTCTGATAtgcatatatactgtacagtccTAGGAAAGTCAAGAAACTTGGGTTCTGTATCCACTAAAGCATGAGCAACACTCGCTTCCTAACAGTTTATATCCTCCTAGGTATCCAAAATCACTCACTTTCTCTTCCCCATAACTTTGTTTCTTTTTGCTTCCACATCCTGTCCTTTTCCCCCATTATCTCAGCTCTCAATCTCGGTTTTGTCTCGGTTGTATTTGTTCCGGAGTATAACCCCCTCAAAAAGAGCAGCTGCCACGTTTATTTCTCAGAATCAGTATGGGAGCTGTCCAATTATCCCCCTTCctccccaaacaaacacacactttacaaCACCTCTTTGAAGTGTGTAATGGGTATGTGTGTATGATGCCACCGCTGCGCTGTTAGTTTCGGGCAGGAGGACGAAAACACAGCGTGACCAACCGCAGGGGCTTGCGGCCTCCACTTGGGTGTGGTTACAAGCCTTTTGTgcgtctcgtgtgtgtgtgtgtgtgtgtgtgcgcgcacatctctgtgtgtgtgtctgtgaaaaaggaaaaccaaaacaaatctgCTTCTATGCAGCATATCCCTCGGGGTATAGGGACctcctgtatttttttgttgcctttttcAGTGGTTTTGTTCCAGAGCCCCCCCTCCCTACCCAGCTGTAAAGACTCTCTCCATACTATACCTATCGGAGCCCATTTCACTATATGGACATATTTGTGTTTTGTAAAAAACATTTCTTATGCCATAGTTTTGCCATCATGGCAATCAATCATTGACCAAACGCCTGCAAATAGACATAAAGATTGAATTCTGGTGATGATATACACATTTACGGTATGTTTAGTAAGTTCAAATGAATTGTGCCTCCGCAGTGATATATTTAAACGTAGCTGTATTGAAATGGTGAGGATCTTCCAGATTTCAGACAAGGTGCCTTTTTATGGCATAAGAAATGTAAATGGTATATGGCTGAATTGATCAAAATGGCAAATAACTTGAAGAAAAACCATGTGGTTTAGTGTGCTATGAAGCTGGTCATAGTTCTAGGGGTGTGGCTAAACAGTTTGGTATTGTGTATGTTTAGGTAAATACTGTGCCATAGTTTTTAGAGTCCACAAATACGTTATCGTTTTCTTTCTtcttcaaatataaaatgttttaatgttgCCTGATAACGTTGTCTCTGGATTTGATACAAAGGCTTGTAGCCACAGCTTTCCCAAAGTCCCTTGTTTGTTTACTTCCATGTTTCTTTAACTCTTTCctcttgttctcctctctcctcttcgctACAATCAAACAAATAAAGTATTAACCTGATGACCCAACAGAAAGAAAGTCTCATGTCTGATTTGAACATCTGCACTGAGATAAAACCGATATACCCTATTATTTGAATCATTGTATAACGTGTTCCTCAACATTCTTTGTTCTCCACAAGGTGAAGTGGTGGTTGGTACTGTGTTTGTTGAAGCAAATTCaaagtacataacaataacaatagcATAACAATAGCTGGTGTTGTACTACACCACCAAGTAATACAGTtagctgttactgttgttgtacTACACCACCAAGTAATACAGTtagctgttactgttgttgtttctaCGACCATCGAAGTAATACAGGTtagctgttactgttgttgtacTACACCACCAAGTAATACAGTtagctgttactgttgttgtacTACACCACCAAGTAATACAGTTGgctgttactgttgttgtacTACACCACCAAGTAATACAGTTAGCTGTTACTGTTGTACTACACACCAAGCAATATAGTTAGCTGTTTAGTTGTTTGTACTACACCACCAAGTAATACAGTtagctgttactgttgttgtacTACACACCAAGTAATACAGTtagctgttactgttgttgtacTACACCACCAAGTAATACAGTtagctgttactgttgttgtacTACACCACCAAGTAATACAGTtagctgttactgttgttgtacTACACCACCAAGTAATACAGTTGgctgttactgttgttgtacTACACCACCAAGTAATACAGTTGCTGTTACTTTGTTGTACTACACCACCAAGTAATACAGTTGgctgttactgttgttgtacTACACCACCAAGTAATACAGTTAGCTGTTACTGTTGTACTACACCACCCAAGTAATACAGTTAGCTGTTACTGTTGTACTACACCACCAATAATACAGTTGgctgttactgttgttgtacTACACCCAAAGCAATACAGTTAGCTGTTACTGTTGTACTACACCACCAAGTAATACAGTTAGCTGTTACTGTTGTACTACACCACCAAGTAATACAGTTAGCTGTTACTGTTGTTTGTACTAACACCAACAGACCAAAGTAATACAGTTAGCTGTTACTGTTGTACTACACACGCAAGTAATACAGTTAGCTGTTACTGTTGTACTACAACCACCAGTAATACAGTTAGCTGTTACTGTGTGTTGTACTACACCACCAAGTAATACAGTTGCTTTACTGTTGCTTGTACTACAGCCTAAGTCTTAATATGTTGCTAGTTCCTGTTTTGTTGTTAGCTGAACGGTGCTACAAGGCAATATAGGTTAGCTGTTCTGTAGGTATCTAGTTGTACTACACCACCAAGTAATAAGCAGTTAGGCTGTTACTGTGTTGTACTAGCAACCACCCAAGCAATATAGTTAGCTGTTACTGAGTTGTTGtactacacacaccacagtaaTACAGTTAGCTGTTACTTGTTGTCTACAACCACCAAGCAATATATAGGTTAGCTGTTCAGTTGTTGTACTACACCACAAGTAATAACGTTAGCTGTTCTGTTGTTGTACTACATAGCAACACAAGCAGCGACAGCAATATAGTtagctgttactgttgttgtacTACAACTCGCACCAAGTAATACAGTTAGCTGTTACTCGCTTGTTGTAGTACACCAAGTAATACAGTtagctgttactgttgttgtacTACACCACACACCATTGTAATGCATGGTGTACTGTTACTGTTGTGTGTACTTACACCACCAAGCAATATAGTTAGCTTTTACTGTTGGTACTACCACACCCCAAGTAATACGATTAGCTGTTACTGTTGTACTACACCACCAAGCAATTACTAGTTAGCTGTAGTTGTTGTACTACATACCACAAGTAATCAGTtagctgttactgttgttgtaTCTACAGCACTACCAAAAAGTAAATACAAACTTATAGGCTGTCTATGTTGTATACAAAACATATAGGTAGCTGTTACTACTTTGTACTACAACCACCATAAGTATATATAAGGTTGGTACTGTTAACTGTGTCTTTGTACTACACCACGCAATATAGTTtagctgttactgttgttgtacTACACCAACCAAGTAATACAGTtagctgttactgttgttgtacTACACACCACAAGTAATAGCAGTtagctgttactgttgttgtacTACACCACCAAGTAATAGACTGTAGTTGACTACGCAATGTTACTAGTTAGGTTGTTGTCGCTACACACCAAGCAATATAGTTAGCTGTTACTGTTTTACTACACCACCAAGCAATATAGTTATGCTGTGTTTACTGGTTGTACTACACACCAAGTAATACAGTTAGCTTTACTGTTGTACTACACCACAAGCAATATAGTTAGCTGTTACcacttgggggagggggggggggcatactaAATCAACATATGCATGGATTTTTCACCTTAACCTAATCATAATTCTTACATATGTTTTTCACTAAAGGGCAGATATTGGGGTTAAATCCGGGAAGGATAGGGTTATTAGGAGGTAGTGTAGTGAAAGGATAGGGTTATTAGGAGGTAGGTTAGTGAAAGAGGATAGGGTTATTAGGAGGTATGTTAGTGAAAGGATAGGGTTTATTAGGAGGTGTTAGTAGGATAGGGTTATTGAGGTTAGTAGGTGGAAAGGATAGGGGTTATTAGAGGTAGTTATGAAAGGAAGGTTATTAGGAGGTAGTTAGTGAAAGGATAGGGTTATTAGGAAGTAGTTTAGTGAAAGGATAGGGTTTATTAGGAGGTAGTTAGTAGAATGAGATAGGGTATAGTTAGGAGTATTGTATGAATAGGATAGGGGATTATTACGGAGGTATCGTTAGTGGAATAGGGATAGGTTATTAGGAGGTAGTTAGGTGAAAGATAGTTTATTGGTAGGAGTTAGTGAAGGTAGGTTGATAGGAGGATTTAGGCAAGGTAGGTTATTAGGAGGTGTTAGTGAAAGATAGGGTTTATTAGGAGGTAGGTCTAGAGATTGGTTAAGAGTAAGATAGGATGGTTATTAGGGAAGGTAGTTAGTGAGGAAATAGGTTATTAGGATAGGTTAGTGCAACGGGATAGGTTATTAGGAGGTAGTTTAGTGAAGGATAGGGTTATTAGAGGTAGTTAGTTGAAAGGAATAGGGCTTATTAGGAGGTAGTTAGTGGAAGATTTAGAGTTATTATGGGGGGAGTAGTTAGTGAAAGGAAGTAGGTTTTAGGGAGGTATGTAGTGAAGAAGGGATAGAGTTATTAGGGGAGTAGTTAGTGGGGCAAGGATCGGTCTATTAGGGAGGTAGTTAGTGGAAAAGGAGGGTTTGTTGTTTTGAGGGTCGGGAAGTGGATTTCCAAGACCAATGTCTATTTCCGAGAACATGTAACTTTTTGAAACCCCTCTTAAGAGTGACACACAGTGGCACAAGAAGGTACTGCCAGATGTGATCCCTGTAACGTAAAACCGCTGAACTCTTCTCCAGTTAACTCTGTGGAATCCAGGCTGTCTGGTTATT includes these proteins:
- the LOC111955037 gene encoding zinc finger and BTB domain-containing protein 38; amino-acid sequence: MVSWLEVLDPLHAGLFLLRLNEQHLPAGPTLFCDVNLIVTSDAKLAACCQYFRQLLLPTSSPPPTTPVLGSSHPPSTPSSRLIQGAELDLPNFQSSVLSNLLDFIYSSRVACQGSKGTRRLSEAGLSLRVPILTNLVEEEEEAEPGQMKGKSRQCRGGEAMMEGLMNDEADGPENAKITLSFPLSAALPAALTVHNHRPSSATSYPRRRHPFSASKASNEGSVWKLDATTTDKRRPFNPPQRDSSPSSSSASSSPSSSSSPMDLTALVKKDIKSLPPLFKAGLDSQFHRFPPRSSNGPLGGYPGEGHRLTNGTASPSKTAQILFNLSTVAYRGQGGRGTDRKEKTGKKGGRVGSPQVGTNLRPPNLHLSPPLPHPSESFTLPPHSCSTPPDGPKPELICGVCHRLFSSALSLTAHMRLHRGGRALSCQHCGKAFIHNKRLQSHEASCTHALNPALPSSIPLLPILAKEEPLEEGEVRVEGGQIVGASEEDMKPGKGKKGRGLLVRHEGDVSELVGDEDHFVKVVDGHVIYFCSVCERSYMTLSSLKRHSNVHSWRRKYPCHFCDKVFALAEYRTKHEVWHTGERRYQCIFCWEAFATYYNLKTHQKAFHGISPGLISSEKTVNGGYKQKVNALKFYRLLPMRSQKRPYKTYSDSLANSLLLPPSDPSAVPLPQPLDCSLPGSLDLHSLISCSLPKGVKPDPDEFPAGFPLSVGLEQGEIPTLPPSLIGMALGRVADREAESEQVDSCGSSSKASVRNKVKTTKVSGSPELGLSSVITYGHSKPSVIVHGTVAPSVIVHSNQVTSGAGKGPLSSPSPEASNSQTLPKVSAKPVKIHRESTESHRKRAKLVDSSDATEEGERRSETGRSHHKSRKGHSKSDSCSAKQSSTGSEGKGAGPLCQITVRIGEEAMVKRSISETDLKRDRSPPPSRAKRTDSSPHDSKEPRHSHHHHHKHRSHRSSSVEAEGERGGDGERENGEGDSRKKSPKATGKVREYYFRQEVRKQGESEDDEDNLWRPYYSYKPKRKAPHAHKTKNWQRKLHYKRSLRLMRRAERLMDHVNKEDQEEEDGKMDEVEQEVGEVKDHMEQEEGEAPELFSTSSIPSKEKDKEGEEEIGEAHLKPADPPLVSPQPPLSTSVPPMDTKCRPWSDGSASECDTCGRWFSSSRKRDKHELSHLLEFVCLLCRAPFPSRDQLEDHQRSQHPKAPNPSSVPSRAGCLSRDEGMETETELTEVDRARERVILGKGSPSRLSRRSLARHTCPQCHKVCKTSSALNRHVRRHELSSSPEREKEETQTESKTAAAAETTVSTVSKDVDTTSDHVPVVHSVPVISYPIPETQHSSEAIEPLQCASQPSEVKAEHQTPTLCSGLELKELNELTTPIPDREPSPQIIQPPPEIPTADRPTPSPSLCCSSALQGVLVMSSVAECLDYRTPRKRSLEGQNHRRTSPAPVTGPPTASPNMHLTSQMRINHTAAPPSVAMTTVPLRGVCGVKREEDSVEKGLRQGCGIGLLHHAGFKNSPVAQDLRVPPLSRSPSPNQAQDLTMSSILAREREVERERQREWEREMKRELEREQDMERELERGRQRERDMDRELERRKQRERDMDRELGRKKQREREMDRELGRERQREREMERAQQSRGASLQEQPRDMEGTLLVPKEEPISPAPSPIHTPIQTTINSPPLQRRPSKSPRRFPTAMDLLMQANRQVAQSLRGTQGLERFQLPPGSVSGSDRPSAHALLLPRAPPPSEEEPRDHSPAPSRDPHRGXVTARGYPMQDYPLPLIVQGGYRSGKKQEDNLLMSYPTGPLAFGPLGKMVPTGDLAKLPFYPDPYHLLYGPQLLAYPYNLATLPMALNMMAPGGEKVEPLPFLPALFNYAAAAGPYAGMAPHHLVGNPSLYNSSXGSSKKQRDNSSGKL